The Lachnospiraceae bacterium KM106-2 nucleotide sequence ATGAAAAATATGTTCGTGTTTTAAGTGATTGTTTTGTATCAATGGATATGGCGATGAACATCGTCGTGATTAAAACAGTTTCCGGAATGGCAATGGCAGTAGCTGCTGCAGTAGATAATCTTCATATTAACGGAATTGTTGGATGTATCGCTGGGGACGATACAATTTTCTGCGCAATTAAGAGCGTTGATAGTGTTCCAGCAGTCATGGATAAGATTACAAAATTGGTCAATTCTAGATCAAATGAGTAAGAATTACCAATATTTATGTAAATAATAGTAGGTATATACTTGTATATCGAATTAATAAGTGTTAAAATATCAAAGGTTAAGACATAGAAATATGGATACTATATTGTGAAGGAGAATAAGTATGTCAGGACATTCAAAGTTTGCGAATATTAAACATAAAAAGGATAAAAATGATGCTGCAAAGGGTAAGATCTTTACTAAGATCGGTCGTGAAATTGCAGTTGCCGTTAAAGAAGGCGGAGCAGATCCTAATAATAATAGTAAATTAAGAGATGTTATTGCAAAAGCGAAATCCAATAACATGCCTAACGATACAATCGATAGAAGTATTAAGAAAGCTGCTGGTGCAGATAGCGATGTAAACTATGTAACAGTAACTTATGAAGGATATGGACCAAACGGTATCGCTGTTATCGTTGAGACTTTAACAGATAATAAAAACAGAACTGCTTCTAATGTAAAGAATGCATTTACAAAAGGAAATGGTAATGTTGGTACTCCAGGATGTGTATCATTCATGTTCGATAAAAAAGGACAGATTATCATCGATAAAGAAGAATGCGATATGGAAGCAGATGATCTTATGATGATCGCTCTTGATGCTGGTGCAGAAGATTTCAACGAAGAAGAAGATAGCTTCGAAATCTTAACAGATCCAGATACATTCAGTGAAGTAAGAGAAAAATTAGAAGCGGAAGGCATTGCTATGGCAGCTGCTGAAGTTACTATGATTCCTCAAACTTGGGGTGAATTAACAGATGAACACGATATTAAATTCTTCAGAAAGACACTTGATATGTTAGAAGAAGATGATGACGTTCAAAACGTTTACCATAACTGGGATGAACCAGACGAAGAATAATTAAGTTCTTCAAATCCTTTGTTTATAAGGGTTTCAGAAACTATAACTAATACGTAATAGTCAAAAAAACGTGTCAGTTACGGTGTACGAAACAAAATTCAATACAAAATGAAGTGACGCACCAATTTGTCTGTATGTCATCACTGGCAGCAGATGGAGAGGTGCGTTTTTTATGTTATTAGAAGATTGTTTGAAAGAGTTTATCTTTGATTGTAAGCTAAGAAAGTTATCAGAACGAACGATAAAGAGTTATCGAAACAATAACTTACTTATGTTCAGCTACTTAAGAAAAGAACTTGATATTGTTGAAGTGGAAGATGTAAACCACAAGTGTATTCAGTCTTATATTGATTACCTCATGAGAAAAGAGTTGAAGGAATCTTATATTAATGGATTGATTAAGGTGTTTCGAGCCTTCTTTAAGTATGCTTATGAAGAAGAGTATATCAATCGTAATCCTATGCTAAGAGTGAAGTGGCAAAAGGAAGAGATACCAGTTATCACGACTTTTACAAATGATGAAGTTAGAAAGATGATTGCTTATTATAGTGGTAAGCGGTTCTTGGATATTAGGAATAAGCTAATAATGGTTGTTCTGCTTGATACAGGTATTAGAAATAATGAGCTATGTACAATAAAGCTAGATGACATTAAGGAAACTTACATTGTTATTCATGGTAAAGGCAAGAAGATTAGGCACGTTCCAATCACTCATATTGTAAATAAGTATCTAATTAAGTATTTCAGAATAAGAGACGAGTATATCAAAGATAAGTTTAGTTATCAGAATGAGTACTTATTCTTATCTCAGAAAGGGAAACAGCTTACGATTGAAACGGTAGAAAGAGTTGTTAAAGATTGCGGGGATGGAGCAGGGATAAGAAAAGATATTAGATGTAGTCCTCATACATGCAGACATTACTATGCACAGGCTCAGTTGGTTAATGGGTGCGATATTTATACACTTTCTAAGTTGTTGGGGCATCAGAATATCAATATTACAAAAAGGTATTTGCTGTCGATGCATAATGATAACTTTATAGAGATGGGGGCTAAGACTAGTCCGTTGAGAAATTTATAGAGTGAAAGGATGTCTCATTTTGGGATATCCTTACGTATTTAAATTAAAAGATATTATAATAATAAGTTATGTTAATTTGCTTTTGAGTATAGTATAATATTATATACTATATTACAGACGGATGGAAACATGGAAAATACTGAATTAGAAAAAGGTATACCAGCTCTAGAGGAGTGAGTATGTTTGCTAGATATCCAAAACTTTCTTTAAGTTTACTAAATTAAGCAGGTGAAGTAGCTTTGGAATATAAAATTACAAGAGAAGATATTCATAAGTTTCAAGATGTTATAGTTGAAATGCTTGATGAGTTAGAAAAATTTAAAGATAATTCACATACAGCATTTGAAAATAAGATAATAAGAATCTTTAGTGGTAATATGCAGACAGTAAAGAGAAGCGTTCCTATTGATTACTGATTTTTTGAGTACATAGCAAAGGCATTTATGGAAGATTTGGCTGGGAGTATGTCTTCCCAGCGCTATATGGGAAAATGCCAAAATATTAGTGATACAAAAATAAATATATCGATACGAAAAATTTTAGTTAAACCTTAAAATTAGGAATAACAATAATGAAAAGAGGATGAAGATGTTATTACATTTATTAGAAAACGGAGAGAGTTCTTTAAAAATCGGATTAGAGTTTTATGAAAAGTACCTAACGCAAGATTTCACAGTATCTGAGGTTGAGTATTATGGAAAATTGAAATTTGCTATAATTGGAATTCAAAATTCTATAGAATTGTTCATAAAGAAACTCTTATCTGAGGTTGATGACTTGCTTATTTATGACCAGGATACTATTGATAATCCAGATGTTTTGAATTACATTGGCCGAATGTATAAGGATAAACAGAAAATTAATTTAGACTATTTCATGGCAACATATGGTGAAAATTTTACAACTATATCATATAGTAGATGTTTAGCTAGGTTAAAAGCTTGTTTTAATATTACTGATTATAATATTGGCGTATTACAAAAGGTTAATTCATATCGAAATGTCTTAACACACTTTGGGTTAGAGGATATATATGGACAAGATAAGATGGTATATACGTTAAATGAAAGCCTTGTAATAATAAGAGATATTCTAATTCCATATATCAACCTAAAACGTGAGAAAGTTGATAAAGAATGGAGCGATTTAATTACAGATTTTTTGAAATCTAATGAAGACAATTTTTATGAGGTGTGGGAAGCGTCGAATGAATATAATATTGAGTGGTATAATGGAAGACTTGATGAATTACTAACCAATGATACAAAGATAGAAAGTATTGTAGGTACAAAAGAGGAATTTGTCTATGAAGAGAACAATATTATTCTAAATGGGAAAAGTCGTAAAATAACATTAGAGATTACTGATATTCCTGAAAAGAATATAAGTGTAATTGGTTATAATAAAAAGGTATTAGCAATTATGGACTATGATTTATTTGCAGGTGAAAAGGATACTGGATTTGTTTATTGTCCTAAAAAAGATGAGGAAATTGAGCAACTAATAAGAACGAAGAAATGTACGTGGCGTAACTCAAATAACTGTCCATATAATAGAATACCTTTAGAGATTAATTCTTTTATCAAGAATATTGTTGAGAAGGCTATTTCAATAAACGATAGTTCTGTCGAAAATTAAATAGCTCACCCAAAAAAAATGAATTGGGATGTTGTGTGAATACAAAGCTCCTCTTGTTCTGGTGGAATGAGAGGAGTTTTTTTATATGAAAATTCGGTGGAACAAGAGTATAGTATTGAGAAGTAGATACTGCTGCCGAGAGGTTCATAACTTGTAAGAATTGAACCAAAAGTAATTGACTCCTTCTTCTAATGGAGTTAATATAGTTGCAAGTGGTTCATAAATATGATTCATAAGTAAAGATTAGATAAGAGGAAAAGTTAATGATATATGGTTATTGTAGAGTATCAACGAGAGGTCAATTAGAAGGAAACGGTATTCAAGCACAGGAAAAAGAGATATTAAGTAAATATGATAATGCAGTTATTTTTACAGAGCAATATACTGGTTCAAAGGTTTTGGAGAGACCTGTATTGAAGGAAGTAATAGATAAATTGCAGCAGGGTGATTTACTTGTTGTTTGGAAGTTGGATAGATTGGCAAGGAATACAAAAGAAGGAATAGATATCATAGAGAAGTTATTTGCTAAAGGAGTAGCAGTTCATGTATTGAATGTTGGCCTACTAGAAGATACAACAATGGGAAGGTTCTTTTTACAGACACTATTAGCAGTTGCAGAGATGGAGAGAAATCTTATCATTGAGAGAACACAAGCAGGTAAAGAGATTGCTAAGACGAAAGAGGGGTTCAAAGAGGGGAGACCTAAGAAATATGCTCAAGGTGTATATAAGATGGCTGTTCAAATGAAGTTAGATGGCAAGACATATAAAGAGATTGAGCAAGAAACAGGATTATCAAAGGCAACGATAGTAAGAACTATTCAAAAATATAGATTAGAACAGATAGAAACTGAGAGCATCAACTAATATGGTTGGTGTTTTTTTTGTGCAAGAATGTACTTTGAATATGGAGATTATATAATGCAAATAGAGACTTATTAATAAGTAATAGGCAAGAAAGTGAAAATGAATATAAGGAGATATGAAATGCAAAAAACTAGAGAATATGTTAGCGATGTGCTGTCTGATGAGATTATCATGAAAATGGTGTCAGGAAATAATTATCTTATAGGCTCGGAAATGAACAGTGGAAAGAATTATTGGGTAAGGAATGTATTGTTGCCATATGCATTTAATAAAAATCAAAAAACACTTTTACTATCTCATAGAAACTCAATTAAAAATCAACAAGAAGAATACTTAAAAGAATATCAGTGGGAATGCATTAGACAATTTAAGGGTGGATTATTTGACACTATGACATATCAGTCATTTCAAAATGCAATTAAGAGAAAAGAACCTGAATTACTAGAATATGATTTTATTATTTGTGATGAGGCACATTATTTTATAAGTGACAATAGCTTCAATCCTAATACAGAGTATTCGTTTGATTTTTTGGATAAAAATAATAAAGCAGTTAAGATATTTATGTCTGGAACATATCAATGTTTAGATTATCTACCATTTGCAAAACCATTGGAAGTTTTAAAAGAAGCAAACTATTATAATAACAATGTGGAGAGTCTGAATAGATATGATAATGCGGAAACCATTGGAGCGGTTATACTAGATGAATTGGAAAAAGGTAAAAAAATATTAGCTTTTCATGGCTCAAAGAATGATATGGTTGACTATAACTATGGAAATGCTGCAATGATTCATAGTGGAAATAAAGATAATAGTAATGATTTTGTAGAGATTGTTGAGGAATGTAGATTTAGTTCTGATGTGATTAATACAACTAAACTCATGACAGAAGGTGTTGAGTTAAAGGAATCTAAAGTAGATACAGTTATTATTAATAATATTACAGATTTAAATGCATTTGTTCAAGCGCCTGCAAGAATTAGAGATAATACAATAAAGGTATATTATAGAGTTTCTAAACGTTCTATTATGGCTAATTTACGAAGCGTGGAGAAACAACTAGAGTACTATGCTGAATTTATGGAATTAGGCTCAATAGAATTCGTGAAAGAATATGGAACAGAAGTGATTCATAGAAGAATGAAAGCATTTTACCTTAATACTGTTATTGATAGTATTAGTGGTTGTGAATATGTTGATTTGGTTGTAAGTAGAACTGGACTAGCTTGTTTAGAGTGGCAAAGAGATTGTTATAGGGCAATTTTAGAGCAAGGATTTGAGAACGTATTAAGAACTTACTTTCCCAATGTTCCAATGTATGATTTAGAAAAGTTAAAACAAGAAGAGTATATTCGTTTGGATGTTATCGATAATTTTGTTGATAAAAAGATTTTTAAAGATGAGCAATTAGAATTAGTTAAAATAATTTCGAATAGGTTCGGCATTACTCGAAGTGACGGAAAGAGAAAATTAGGAATGAAAACAATTAATTCATTCTTTGAAGAAAATAATATTAATTATAGACTTGAAAGTGATAAAGAGAAATCAAGAAAATCATCAAATTACAAAAAAATGTACTGGATGTTAAAACAGGTCTCATAATTAGTACTGCACCTAAAAACATTGTCATTACTTTATATTAATAGATGGGTTCATGTTTTTGGGTGCAGTATTATATAAACACTTAATTTGAAAGCCAGTGTTAATTGATTGTAATAACTATAAGTTACTGCAATGATTTTGAGGGGATATCAGTATGTTAAGAAGGTATATTAATTTAAAGTATATACGAAATTATATGTTGAATAGTGTTATAATTAAATCATAATTTGGAGGGGAGGTATTTGATGTATATCGATACGCGTAGTAAGTTAGATATGACTAAATCGGTAATTAATTATTTAGATATTTCGTCAATTGAATTGAACGAGCTGTTTGATAGAATTAGTAGAGAGTGTAGTGAACATAAATATTTTGATGGGGTACAAGCAGATATTATTATTGATGAATATATTAATAAACATAGAAGTGAACAAGTAATCGATGAAATATTAGTATTTCATTTATCGTATAGAAGGCCAGAATCAGAAGATTATAGTGGAAGAAATTTATTTGATTTATTGAGTAATAAAAGTGAGTTATCAGAGTTTTTACGAGAGAAAGATATATTATTTGTACCAGATGGAAAGAAGCTAAGGTTATTCTATAAGGGTGAATATATATCATTAGATAATACATATGAAACCAACGTGCCATATTTAAGATGGCGACTTGGATATAACAGTAGAATGGATTTTTGTTTTAATGGATTTGCATTTAAAGATTTAATTTACAAAAATGATTATACGAAAGATTTAATATATGGACCAGAGCTGCTAAATAGACTCGCGACATATTTGAATTCACCTCAATTATGTCAGGAGTACGTCAGCGATAGAGTATATTATTGCATTACATATATAGTTTCAATAAATAGAATATGTTTTGATGATGATTCTAGTTTATCAGATGATATAAAAGGAGATTTTTTGGTTAGAGAAGTACTAAGAAGATTATATGAGTATTCAGAGCAAGAGGAAAGATATATATCTGATATCGATAATCATGTAATAAGAACGAGGGATAATGATACAATACCGAATAGTGCTTATTTAGAAAAGGAAGTAATACCATATGAAATGCTTGTATAAATACTATTAAATTAGACCCAAAATCAGTATCACATATAAAACTAATTAAGAAGGGAGATTATTAATATAGACGAGCATATAGAAATGATTAAGAAGTATTATGCGGTATACTCCGATGCTGTAGGAAAAATTAAGCATAGAAAGTATGAATATACAAATATAGATGGGTTTATGTATATATTTACTGAAGGTTTCTTTAATGGTGATATTAGAAAAGCTCAACAAATATATTGGAAAGAGATATTGCTTAGAGCACATTTTGCAGCTGTAACAAGTTTAATTCGTAATGAGAAATGGTTAACTGGAGTGATTATGGGAATATCAACTAGAAACTTAATGGTATTTAGTTCTTCACTTCGAGGGTTTTTAGAATCTACAGCTGATAGCTTTTTTTCTTTAGAGAGTTTACCAACATCACTTGCATTGAATTTTAAAAACATTAATTTAGCAATTAAGGGTGAGTTAAATCAGTTTTTTGTAAATGATGACATTGAAAGTAGATTAATTCATTATCAATTTGCAAAGAGAGGGAAAAAAGGAGTAGATGAAAAGAGTAGTATTGCTCATACTAATGCTGAATATATAAATGACTTTGATATAAATAAAATAGGAATTAGAGATTTATATGCAGAGTTATGTGAAGTGACACATCCTGCTGCAAACTCAGTAAAATGCTTTACTCAGGAAAAAATTATATCGGAAAGATATTCTTATTTAGTCACAAGTACAGAAGCAGATTACGATGTTATATCAGAAATAATAACAGAGTATTCAAATCAAATTGAGTATCTTTTAAAGGGAGGTATATCACTTTATTGCATATGTTTGAAAATTCTTACATTATTTGATTTTGAAGATATCCATTCTGAATATATAAATGAGAGTATATTTGAGTCTATACTAAATAAGAATGCTTGGAATGAAGTGCTGGAGATGATTGATAAGGGGCAAAAGTATCTAGATGAACATGAGTGTTAGATGAGCAAAATATGAACTAAGTTACTAAGAGTTCTGGTTATATGAATTGTACAGTTAATAACAAAATAATTAATTGTTTGGTGAAAATGTTTGAACATAATTCTTCTGAAAAATAAAAATACTATTTTATTAAGATAATTGATGTAATAAGACTAATTACTATAAAGGAGAAAGATATATGGATAATTACAATTTCTATTATGATGAATCAGAACATAGTAGGAGGCTTACTTTAAATACAATTACTGCTGAAAACTATTATGATAACTTTGTGGTTGTTATTGTAGGTTGTGAAGCAAAATTAGAAAGCACTTTATTTAAAAGGTATGAGATGTTTGAAGAAAAATATGCTCATCGAAAATCAAAGGGAGAGTTGAAAAGTCTTACAATTAGGCAAAATCAGCTGGAAAATGGTTTCGCAACTTTAAATAGGGATAATGTAAATTTATTAAGTGACTTTTTATCAATATTTGATGATAGTACTTTAATCTACTTTTCAGTTGCAAGTAAAATTGAATATATGGTTAGTCAATTATTTGATAACTATCATAGTAATTTATTTCAGGATGCAGAAGCTATGAAATATTCTATTGTTAAAGCAATACTAACTTATAGACCAAAAGAAATTTTAGAGGGGATTTACCAGAATAGTCAAGAGTTTATTGAATTGTTAAAGAGCTTTTTTAAGAAGAGAATCGAATTGAACCAATCTAATATGACATTAAAGAAGCAAGAGAATGAATCATTTAATGAAATTTTATTGTTTCTAGATGATGTTTCCATAATAAAGACGATTGATTGGAATTACAAGATTGCGTTTATTGGTTTTGCAAAATACCTTGATGAGATGAATATTAGCAGAAATTCAATAATTATTGATAGAGAAGGAGAACATGAAAATACGGTTGGTGCAGCAAGAAGTGTGGGGTTATGTAATGTGAGTGATGAGGATTCAAAAAAATCTTGTGGTGTACGTATGGCTGATATGTTGGTTGGCTTAATCACTAAATTATCAAAGGCTCTCCACAAAGCACTATGTTATGACTCAATAGAAGAACAAACGCAAAAGAAATTACTCAGCAAAAAGTGGTTTGAACTAAACGAAGCACAGTTCCTTTTATATAAAAAAATGTACACAGTTATCTGTAAACTAAATAATGCTTGGTATAAATCTTATGCAGGAATCTATGCGGATGATTTGGTTGTGCTTGTTTCAATATTGAATTATATGAATCATTTTGACTCTTATAAGGAGTTAAAGAATAGTAATATAGATATGCTAGGTGAATATTTTAACGCTTATGCTTGTGATAACTTAAAAGACTATTTTGTGAGAATGAGAAGAAAATTGCCAGTTGAATACATAAATGATAATTCAGAAGATTTTTTTACTAATCAAAAAGGAGCAAAGATTTTTTATGACATTAATAAACAACCAAAAATAAATTTTGTAAATGGAAAGAGTATCTATTATGTTTTATCAGTTGGATTTAAAGAGAAGGTACCATTGGTAACGGTGATGGAAAGAGATGAACCAAAGTGTTATCGACTGCTTATGGAATTGTCAGAATGGGCAGTAAATTTAGTGGCGTTTGTAAATCTGGGAATGAATATGTTCCCTGGAAAAGTAATGTTTTCTAAAGTAGGAGATATGTACTATGCAGATGTAATGTAAAGTAATTTGTATATAATAATGTATTTACCTAAGAATATATTTGTGTTAGAATATCTCTCAGTGATGGAAAATGTCACACCAGTGATGGAATATATTATAGCTGGGTGATGGTGTACATGACATAAACGGTGAAAATATAGTATTGAATTTAGATAGACCAAATTCCTCAAACTTGGGCAGAATTAACGGATGGACATGATATTAAATTCTTCAACAAAACTTTAGATTTACTTGAAGAAGATGATGATGTTCAAAACGTTTACCACAACTGGGATGAACCAGACGAACAATAAGAATTTAAAAGAACCAATTTGTTTGACTAGTTCAAATAAATTGGTTCTTTTTTTAGTGATAAAGAGGAGGTAAATGCTAATGATCTATCGGATGACCGATGATATTAAGGAGAAGGAAGAGAAACAAATATTTGAGGGGCTATTACAGTATAATTTGGAACGGATCGAAGATAAAACGCCTAAGGATTTAGGGATTTATCTAGAAGATGAGGAAGCAAACATAATAGCTGGTTTGATCGGACATACACATGGAAATTGGTTGCTTGTAAAGTATTTATGGGTATCAGAAGATTTGAGAGGACAACAGATAGGAAGTAGTATTTTAGAAAAGGCTGAGAAGGCTGC carries:
- a CDS encoding PhnO protein, with protein sequence MIYRMTDDIKEKEEKQIFEGLLQYNLERIEDKTPKDLGIYLEDEEANIIAGLIGHTHGNWLLVKYLWVSEDLRGQQIGSSILEKAEKAAKERGCKYVFLDTFNFQAPKFYEKHGYEKVFTLSEYPIKGERYYYVKDLL
- a CDS encoding site-specific recombinase, resolvase family, producing the protein MIYGYCRVSTRGQLEGNGIQAQEKEILSKYDNAVIFTEQYTGSKVLERPVLKEVIDKLQQGDLLVVWKLDRLARNTKEGIDIIEKLFAKGVAVHVLNVGLLEDTTMGRFFLQTLLAVAEMERNLIIERTQAGKEIAKTKEGFKEGRPKKYAQGVYKMAVQMKLDGKTYKEIEQETGLSKATIVRTIQKYRLEQIETESIN
- a CDS encoding site-specific recombinase XerD; this translates as MLLEDCLKEFIFDCKLRKLSERTIKSYRNNNLLMFSYLRKELDIVEVEDVNHKCIQSYIDYLMRKELKESYINGLIKVFRAFFKYAYEEEYINRNPMLRVKWQKEEIPVITTFTNDEVRKMIAYYSGKRFLDIRNKLIMVVLLDTGIRNNELCTIKLDDIKETYIVIHGKGKKIRHVPITHIVNKYLIKYFRIRDEYIKDKFSYQNEYLFLSQKGKQLTIETVERVVKDCGDGAGIRKDIRCSPHTCRHYYAQAQLVNGCDIYTLSKLLGHQNINITKRYLLSMHNDNFIEMGAKTSPLRNL
- a CDS encoding YebC/PmpR family DNA-binding transcriptional regulator; protein product: MSGHSKFANIKHKKDKNDAAKGKIFTKIGREIAVAVKEGGADPNNNSKLRDVIAKAKSNNMPNDTIDRSIKKAAGADSDVNYVTVTYEGYGPNGIAVIVETLTDNKNRTASNVKNAFTKGNGNVGTPGCVSFMFDKKGQIIIDKEECDMEADDLMMIALDAGAEDFNEEEDSFEILTDPDTFSEVREKLEAEGIAMAAAEVTMIPQTWGELTDEHDIKFFRKTLDMLEEDDDVQNVYHNWDEPDEE
- a CDS encoding arginine pathway regulatory protein ArgR, repressor of arg regulon; this translates as MKVGRQSKIIELITDHDIETQEELADKLNKAGYNVTQATISRDIRELKLTKIATSEGKQKYIILKNQDSNLYEKYVRVLSDCFVSMDMAMNIVVIKTVSGMAMAVAAAVDNLHINGIVGCIAGDDTIFCAIKSVDSVPAVMDKITKLVNSRSNE